The DNA sequence CGCCATGTTCCTGCCCGCGATGGCGATCGTCGGAGCGTTGGTGCCGGTGCATCGGCTGCTGCAGCAGCGGCCTGTCTCACTGTTGGGGGACCGCTGGTGATTCGCAAAGGTCTGTCCTACGGCTGGCTGTCCGCTCAGCGGCGTGCCAGGGAGATGATGCTGCCGGCGGTGACCACCGCGACCGGCGCGTTCCTGGTAGTGATCGTGTTCGGGATGGCCGACGGAATCCGCAGCCAGTCAGCGGCTTTGGGGCACGCCGATGAGATCGGTCGTGCCGTGGTGTTGATCGCGGTGACCGTGTTGCTCGTCGGTGTCGCCGAGGTGGCCGTCGCGACCACCCGGACGGTCGCCCACCGGACCCGGGAACTCGGCGTCCTGGCCGCCAACGGCGTACCGCGGGCACCGGTGGTGACTGCGCTGCTCGTCGAACCGGTGATCGCCGCTGCTGTCGGTACCTTCGCCGGCGCGATCCTCGCGGTGCTGACCGGCGTGGGGCTCGGCATCGCCGGCGTCGTGGCGACCGGCGTGTCCTACGGCGGCCTGGCGGTCGGCACCGCGATCGCGCTGGCGGTCAGCATCGTGGCCGCGCTGGGCACCAGCGCCGTCCCGACGTGGAAGGCCGCCTCACGCCCACCCATCCGTTCGCTGGCAGGAGGTTGACCTGTGACCACGCTCGACGAATCCTCCGGCACCACCGCCGGGGTCCCGGCTCGAGGGCAGACGCCGGTCATCGAAATCGCCGACGTCTGGAAGCTGCACAAACTCGGTGACGAGGTGGTCAAGGCGCTCATGGCCGCCGAACTGACTGTCATGCCGGGTGAATTCGTGTGCCTGATGGGCCCCAGCGGCAGCGGAAAGTCGACCCTGCTCAACATCATCGGGGGCCTCGACCGGCCGACCAAGGGCAGCGTCATGATCGCCGGTAAGGACACCGCCACGCTGACCGAGAGCCAGTACGCCGCGCTGCGCCACGACACCATCGGGTTCATCTTCCAGAGCTACAACCTGATCCCGTTTCTCTCGGCGGTGGAGAACGTCGAACTGCCGCTGATGTTCGAACCCTTCGACCGTCAAGCATTGCGGCAGCGGGCGATCGAGTTGCTCGAACTCGTCGGTCTCGGACACCGGATCAACCACCAGCCCACCAAGATGTCGGGCGGCGAACAGCAACGCACCGCGATAGCGCGCTCGCTGATCAGCAACCCCACCTTGGTGCTGGCCGACGAACCGACAGCCAACCTCGACCACCGCACGGGGGAAACGGTGGTGCGCATGCTGCGCGACCTGTGCTCGACCATGGGCGTCACCGTGGTCGCGAGCACCCACGACCCCACGGTGGCCGACGAAGCGAGCCGTGTCGTCCGGATGAAAGACGGACAGATCGTCAACTGATCCACTCTGTTGGAAGGCGAACCGATGACACAAGAACTGAGCGCTTCCCCGCCTGCGGGCTCTGGCCCAACTGGCGGCTCAGCCGACCGTGGCCCAACTGGCGGCTCAGCCGACCGTGGCCCGACTGGCGGCTCCGCCGAGCGTGACAAGCTGATGACCACCGAGCTGGTCCCAGAACAGATCCTGCCGAAGGTGATGACCACGTTCGGGCTCACCGCTGCCTACGTCTTCATCATCTGCTGGATCACCGGTTCGTCGGTGCTGGCCGGCGGGGGGTGGACGGCGATCCCGATGTGGGTGCTGGGCATCCTGACGTTCCTGGTCCCGGCGGGGATGGCGGTGGTCGAACTCGGCAACCTGTGGCCGGGCCAAGGTGGGGTGTACATCTGGGCCACCCGGACCATGGG is a window from the Mycolicibacterium poriferae genome containing:
- a CDS encoding ABC transporter ATP-binding protein encodes the protein MTTLDESSGTTAGVPARGQTPVIEIADVWKLHKLGDEVVKALMAAELTVMPGEFVCLMGPSGSGKSTLLNIIGGLDRPTKGSVMIAGKDTATLTESQYAALRHDTIGFIFQSYNLIPFLSAVENVELPLMFEPFDRQALRQRAIELLELVGLGHRINHQPTKMSGGEQQRTAIARSLISNPTLVLADEPTANLDHRTGETVVRMLRDLCSTMGVTVVASTHDPTVADEASRVVRMKDGQIVN
- a CDS encoding ABC transporter permease, which produces MIRKGLSYGWLSAQRRAREMMLPAVTTATGAFLVVIVFGMADGIRSQSAALGHADEIGRAVVLIAVTVLLVGVAEVAVATTRTVAHRTRELGVLAANGVPRAPVVTALLVEPVIAAAVGTFAGAILAVLTGVGLGIAGVVATGVSYGGLAVGTAIALAVSIVAALGTSAVPTWKAASRPPIRSLAGG